From Deltaproteobacteria bacterium, the proteins below share one genomic window:
- a CDS encoding sodium:proton antiporter, whose protein sequence is MSHAIELPVWTVLPFAGLLLCIAVLPLVVPHAWERNRTKGLVAALFAAPVVVYLVAAHGAAGVHQLLEKAHEYVAFIVLLGALFVVSGGIVIRGSLSGTPLLNTALLAIGGAIASFVGTTGASMLLVRPLLRANASRQRKAHIVVFFIFVVSNCGGLLTPLGDPPLFLGFLKGVPFGWTFRLWREWLLVNGLLLLLFNLWDQRVFDREERERPGSQLEEVQRHAPLRIAGQRNLVFLAAIVAIVYASGSGLGAGGAPWPPGLQEVLMAAVAIAAYLATPAAYHRENGFGFGPIIEVALLFAGIFVTMAPALLLLNQHAPSFGIREPWQFFWATGVLSSFLDNAPTYLTFAATAVGLDGVGLEGRYLAEYLALGPRAHEILAAISTGAVFMGANTYIGNGPNFMVKAIAEQSGVAMPGFFGYMAYAGAVLLPLFVLVTFVFFV, encoded by the coding sequence GTGTCCCACGCGATCGAGCTGCCCGTCTGGACCGTGCTGCCCTTCGCCGGCCTGCTCCTGTGCATCGCCGTGCTGCCGCTCGTGGTGCCGCACGCCTGGGAGCGCAACCGCACGAAGGGTCTCGTGGCGGCGCTCTTCGCGGCGCCGGTGGTGGTCTACCTGGTGGCCGCCCACGGCGCGGCCGGCGTCCACCAGCTCCTCGAGAAGGCCCACGAGTACGTGGCCTTCATCGTGCTGCTCGGGGCGCTCTTCGTGGTGAGCGGCGGGATCGTGATCCGGGGCTCGCTGTCGGGGACGCCGCTCCTCAACACGGCGCTGCTCGCGATCGGCGGCGCGATCGCGAGCTTCGTCGGCACCACCGGCGCCTCGATGCTGCTGGTCCGGCCGCTGCTGCGCGCCAACGCCTCGCGCCAGCGCAAGGCCCACATCGTGGTCTTCTTCATCTTCGTGGTGTCGAACTGCGGCGGGCTCCTGACCCCCCTCGGCGACCCCCCCCTCTTCCTGGGCTTCCTGAAGGGCGTGCCCTTCGGGTGGACCTTCCGCCTCTGGCGCGAGTGGCTGCTCGTGAACGGGCTCCTGCTGCTGCTCTTCAACCTCTGGGATCAGCGCGTCTTCGACCGCGAGGAGCGCGAGCGCCCCGGCTCCCAGCTCGAGGAGGTGCAGCGCCACGCGCCGCTGCGGATCGCGGGCCAGCGCAACCTGGTCTTCCTCGCCGCGATCGTCGCGATCGTCTACGCCTCGGGCAGCGGCCTCGGGGCCGGCGGCGCGCCCTGGCCGCCGGGGCTCCAGGAGGTGCTCATGGCGGCGGTCGCGATCGCGGCCTACCTGGCCACGCCCGCCGCCTACCACCGCGAGAACGGCTTCGGCTTCGGGCCGATCATCGAGGTGGCCCTCCTCTTCGCGGGCATCTTCGTCACGATGGCGCCCGCGCTGCTGCTCCTGAACCAGCACGCCCCGAGCTTCGGCATCCGCGAGCCCTGGCAATTCTTCTGGGCGACCGGCGTGCTCTCGAGCTTCCTCGACAACGCGCCCACCTACCTGACCTTCGCCGCCACCGCCGTCGGCCTCGACGGCGTCGGCCTCGAAGGCCGCTACCTCGCCGAGTACCTGGCGCTCGGCCCGCGCGCCCACGAGATCCTGGCCGCGATCTCGACCGGCGCCGTCTTCATGGGCGCCAACACCTACATCGGCAACGGCCCGAACTTCATGGTCAAGGCGATCGCCGAGCAGAGCGGCGTCGCGATGCCGGGCTTCTTCGGGTACATGGCCTACGCGGGAGCCGTGCTGCTCCCGCTCTTCGTGCTGGTGACCTTCGTGTTCTTCGTGTAG
- a CDS encoding cation:proton antiporter, producing the protein MPSHDQLLLFWLQLVALLAVARSLGGLLRRIGQPAVVGELAAGLVLGPSVFGQLAPDAQAWLFPGVPVQMAMLAAVGWVGAFLLMIVTGYETDLRLIRRLGGATARVAVGSLLLPVALGVGVGLVMPAVFLGERAERSVFALFVGIALGISALPVIAKVLSEMGLMRRTVAQVILTAAMANDLAGWVLLGVVAGLARSGHFDASGLAFTGFGLALFLLVAFLPGQRAVDALLRGVRIRRSGAFGAAGVMVLAGLSAGALTHAIGLEAVFGAFIAGIVLGRSRYQEHEAFAALHTVTFSFLAPLFFASAGLRVDLTLLAQREVWVWGLVVLAVASLSKFAGAYLGARLAGLPRREGMALGAGLNARGAVEIVVATVGLSLGVLSPESYTVVVLLAMATSMMAPPLLRWALSTWKGSREERERLERERVLGANVLVRALPILLPSHGGPNSVLAARLLDLAWPAEAEAVVLSVGGDAPEADVQRVAAAFRHRVARRESIRGGDRLGAILDHAALGYGVIALGATDARVEGRLVSPLVDDLLSASPLPVVMVRRGAGAPPADAGELPIRRILVPAIGTQPGRAAQEMAFGLAAALGAEVVIAHVVTAPTPAQEVALPGWMHDTLGAAPGATASEGSISVAERVVGEARALAGEFGAHARTAIRTGLFTPDVLLALARDEQVDLIVLAANLRQLSGRPFLGHGVEYLLEKSECAVAVVTAPPGFAR; encoded by the coding sequence ATGCCGTCACACGACCAGCTCCTCCTGTTCTGGCTGCAGCTCGTCGCGCTGCTGGCGGTGGCGCGCTCGCTCGGCGGGCTGCTGCGGCGGATCGGGCAGCCGGCCGTGGTGGGCGAGCTGGCGGCGGGCCTCGTGCTCGGGCCGTCGGTCTTCGGCCAGCTCGCACCGGACGCGCAGGCCTGGCTCTTCCCGGGCGTGCCCGTGCAGATGGCGATGCTGGCCGCGGTCGGCTGGGTGGGCGCCTTCCTGCTGATGATCGTGACCGGCTACGAGACCGACCTGCGGCTGATCCGGCGGCTCGGCGGCGCGACCGCGCGGGTTGCCGTCGGCAGCCTGCTGCTCCCGGTGGCGCTCGGGGTCGGTGTCGGGCTGGTGATGCCCGCGGTGTTCCTGGGCGAGCGTGCGGAGCGCAGCGTCTTCGCGCTCTTCGTCGGGATCGCGCTCGGCATCTCGGCCCTGCCGGTGATCGCCAAGGTGCTCTCCGAGATGGGCCTGATGCGGCGCACCGTCGCCCAGGTGATCCTGACCGCGGCGATGGCCAACGACCTGGCCGGCTGGGTCCTGCTCGGCGTGGTCGCCGGGCTCGCCCGCTCGGGCCACTTCGACGCGAGCGGACTCGCCTTCACCGGCTTCGGACTCGCGCTCTTCCTGCTCGTCGCCTTCCTGCCCGGGCAGCGCGCGGTGGACGCCCTCCTGCGCGGCGTCCGGATCCGGCGCTCGGGCGCCTTCGGCGCGGCCGGCGTGATGGTGCTGGCGGGGCTCTCGGCAGGCGCGCTGACCCACGCGATCGGGCTCGAGGCGGTGTTCGGCGCCTTCATTGCCGGCATCGTGCTCGGCCGCTCCCGCTACCAGGAGCACGAGGCCTTCGCCGCCCTCCACACGGTGACCTTCTCCTTCCTCGCGCCGCTCTTCTTCGCCTCCGCCGGCCTGCGCGTGGACCTGACCCTCCTGGCGCAGCGCGAGGTCTGGGTCTGGGGGCTCGTCGTGCTCGCGGTCGCCAGCCTGTCCAAGTTCGCCGGCGCCTACCTGGGCGCGCGGCTGGCGGGGCTCCCGCGGCGCGAGGGGATGGCGCTCGGCGCGGGACTGAACGCGCGCGGCGCCGTCGAGATCGTGGTCGCCACCGTCGGCCTCTCGCTCGGGGTGCTCTCCCCCGAGTCCTACACCGTCGTGGTGCTGCTCGCGATGGCCACCTCGATGATGGCGCCGCCGCTCCTGCGCTGGGCGTTGTCGACCTGGAAGGGCTCGCGGGAGGAGCGCGAGCGGCTCGAGCGCGAACGGGTGCTCGGCGCCAACGTGCTGGTGCGCGCGCTCCCGATCCTGCTGCCCAGCCACGGCGGCCCGAACTCGGTGCTGGCCGCGCGCCTGCTCGACCTGGCGTGGCCGGCCGAGGCCGAGGCCGTCGTGCTCTCGGTGGGCGGCGACGCGCCCGAGGCCGACGTCCAGCGCGTGGCCGCGGCGTTCCGCCACCGGGTGGCGCGCCGCGAGAGCATCCGGGGTGGCGACCGGCTCGGCGCCATCCTCGACCACGCGGCGCTCGGCTACGGGGTCATCGCACTCGGCGCCACCGACGCGCGCGTCGAGGGGCGGCTCGTCTCGCCGCTCGTCGACGACCTCCTGAGCGCGAGCCCGCTGCCGGTCGTGATGGTGCGGCGCGGCGCGGGCGCCCCGCCGGCCGACGCGGGCGAGCTGCCGATCCGTCGCATCCTGGTGCCCGCGATCGGCACCCAGCCGGGGCGCGCGGCCCAGGAGATGGCCTTCGGGCTCGCGGCCGCGCTCGGCGCCGAGGTCGTGATCGCGCACGTGGTGACCGCGCCGACGCCGGCCCAGGAGGTGGCGCTCCCGGGCTGGATGCACGACACGCTCGGGGCCGCGCCGGGCGCGACCGCAAGCGAGGGCTCGATCTCGGTTGCCGAGCGGGTCGTCGGCGAGGCGCGCGCGCTGGCGGGCGAGTTCGGCGCGCACGCCCGCACCGCGATCCGCACGGGCCTGTTCACGCCCGACGTGCTCCTCGCCCTGGCGCGCGACGAGCAGGTGGACCTGATCGTCCTGGCCGCGAACCTGCGCCAGCTCTCGGGCCGCCCCTTCCTCGGCCACGGCGTCGAGTACCTGCTCGAGAAGAGCGAGTGCGCCGTCGCGGTGGTGACGGCGCCGCCGGGCTTCGCGCGCTGA
- a CDS encoding extracellular solute-binding protein, whose amino-acid sequence MRARLAVLALVSGLVLLGCDPSRGGDTLVFWALGSEGAAAEALARAYEARTPGARVRVQQVPWSAAHEKLLTAYVGGAMPDLFQLGNTWVAEFVALGALEPLDERIAASPVFAAGGWFPGAREAARAGGVTWGVPWYVDTRVLFYRADLLAAAGVPEPPATWEGWLAAWRAMKRRDPGAWPVLMPLGEWEVPVILALQRGAGLLREGGRYGAFRDPRFREALAFYAALFEQGLAPPAGTGAVANLYQDFAAGFFTAFVTGPWNLGEMARRLPPARQDDWATAPIPALDAAHPSVSIAGGACLAIRRGSPRREAAWRFVEFLSEPAQQIAFHARTGDLPPQAAAWETPALRDDPRAAAFRRQLASLRPTPAVPEWERIAAGIAREAEALVRGEVTLDRAVARLDEATDAILEKRRWLLARQDAAR is encoded by the coding sequence GTGCGCGCTCGTCTCGCAGTCCTCGCCCTCGTCTCCGGCCTCGTGCTGCTCGGGTGCGATCCGTCACGCGGCGGCGACACGCTCGTGTTCTGGGCGCTCGGCAGCGAGGGCGCCGCGGCCGAGGCGCTGGCGCGCGCCTACGAGGCGCGCACGCCCGGGGCGCGCGTGCGCGTGCAGCAGGTCCCCTGGAGCGCCGCGCACGAGAAGCTGCTCACGGCCTACGTCGGCGGCGCCATGCCGGACCTGTTCCAGCTCGGCAACACGTGGGTCGCCGAGTTCGTGGCGCTCGGCGCGCTCGAGCCCCTCGACGAGCGGATCGCGGCGTCGCCGGTCTTCGCCGCCGGCGGCTGGTTCCCCGGCGCGCGCGAGGCGGCGCGCGCCGGCGGTGTCACCTGGGGCGTGCCCTGGTACGTCGACACCCGCGTGCTCTTCTATCGCGCCGATCTGCTGGCCGCGGCCGGCGTCCCGGAGCCGCCCGCCACCTGGGAGGGCTGGCTCGCCGCGTGGCGGGCGATGAAGCGGCGGGACCCGGGGGCCTGGCCCGTCCTGATGCCGCTCGGCGAGTGGGAGGTGCCGGTGATCCTGGCCCTGCAACGCGGGGCCGGGCTGCTGCGCGAGGGCGGCCGCTACGGCGCCTTCCGCGACCCGCGCTTCCGCGAGGCGCTCGCGTTCTACGCGGCGCTCTTCGAGCAGGGCCTGGCGCCGCCGGCCGGCACCGGGGCGGTCGCCAACCTGTACCAGGACTTCGCCGCCGGCTTCTTCACGGCCTTCGTGACGGGGCCCTGGAACCTGGGCGAGATGGCCCGCCGCCTGCCGCCCGCGCGGCAGGACGACTGGGCGACCGCGCCGATCCCGGCGCTCGACGCCGCGCACCCGAGCGTCTCGATCGCCGGCGGCGCCTGCCTCGCGATCCGGCGCGGCTCGCCGCGCCGCGAGGCCGCCTGGCGCTTCGTCGAGTTCCTCTCCGAGCCCGCCCAGCAGATCGCCTTCCATGCCCGCACCGGCGACCTGCCGCCGCAGGCCGCCGCCTGGGAGACGCCCGCCCTGCGCGACGACCCGCGCGCCGCCGCGTTCCGCCGGCAGCTCGCGAGCCTGCGCCCGACCCCCGCGGTCCCCGAGTGGGAGCGGATCGCCGCCGGGATCGCGCGGGAGGCCGAGGCGCTGGTGCGCGGCGAGGTCACGCTCGACCGGGCGGTGGCGCGCCTCGACGAGGCCACGGACGCGATCCTCGAGAAACGCCGCTGGCTGCTCGCGCGGCAGGATGCCGCGCGGTGA
- a CDS encoding sugar ABC transporter permease, with translation MSRRPPAAWWFLAPALAAIALFFLVPVLASLLLSLTDFDIYAIGDPGTVRFTGLRNYRRLLGDVSFWTALRNTLVFVGIGGPLSLAVSLGGALLVDAPAVRLRGFFRTVYFLPVVTTLVAVAVVWRALYHPRVGPLAVLFEALGLPAVDWLGDPRFAMPAIILMAVWKNFGFNLVIFLAGLQAIPERLYEAARIDGADAWQQLRHVTLPMLAPTFVFVSISTAIGYFQLFAEPYVMTHGGPSDATLSIVLLMYREGFRWWNLGYAAAVAFVLFLLILAASALQLRLQRGTAFGAGLEPRA, from the coding sequence GTGAGCCGCCGGCCTCCCGCCGCCTGGTGGTTCCTCGCGCCGGCGCTCGCCGCGATCGCGCTCTTCTTCCTCGTCCCCGTGCTGGCCTCGCTCCTGCTCTCGCTCACCGACTTCGACATCTACGCGATCGGCGACCCCGGCACGGTGCGCTTCACGGGCCTGCGCAACTACCGCAGGCTCCTCGGGGACGTGTCGTTCTGGACCGCGCTGCGCAACACGCTGGTCTTCGTCGGGATCGGCGGCCCGCTCTCGCTCGCGGTCTCGCTCGGTGGCGCCCTGCTCGTCGACGCCCCGGCGGTCCGCCTGCGCGGCTTCTTCCGGACCGTGTACTTCCTGCCGGTCGTGACCACGCTCGTGGCCGTCGCCGTGGTGTGGCGGGCGCTCTACCACCCGCGCGTCGGCCCGCTCGCCGTGCTCTTCGAGGCGCTCGGGCTGCCGGCCGTGGACTGGCTCGGCGATCCGCGCTTCGCGATGCCGGCGATCATCCTGATGGCGGTCTGGAAGAACTTCGGCTTCAACCTGGTGATCTTCCTGGCGGGGCTCCAGGCGATCCCGGAGCGGCTCTACGAGGCCGCCCGCATCGACGGTGCGGACGCCTGGCAGCAGCTCCGCCACGTCACCCTGCCGATGCTGGCCCCGACCTTCGTGTTCGTCTCGATCTCCACCGCGATCGGCTACTTCCAGCTCTTCGCCGAGCCCTACGTCATGACCCACGGCGGGCCGTCGGACGCGACGCTCAGCATCGTGCTCCTGATGTACCGCGAGGGCTTCCGCTGGTGGAACCTCGGCTACGCGGCGGCGGTGGCGTTCGTGCTCTTCCTGCTGATCCTGGCCGCCAGCGCGCTCCAGCTCCGCCTGCAGCGCGGCACCGCCTTCGGGGCGGGCCTGGAGCCGCGGGCGTGA
- a CDS encoding carbohydrate ABC transporter permease, giving the protein MRSGLLRAGRVAALHAALVALAGAALLPLWWMVAASLMPAGEAGSAGLRLWPTRPTLEHYRALFTELHLARQLANSALLATAVTAISLAVNTAAGYAFAKLRFRGREPLFRSLLAAMLIPGQVAMLPLFLLLEALGLVNTFAGVIVPGIASVFAIFLVRQSALGIPDSLLDAARVDGAGEARVLWSIALPALRPVLATLAVFTFLGSWNDFLWPLIVLSDDRLQTLPVALANLAGEHVQDTERMMAGAVLTVLPVVLLFVVLQRQYLAGLLAGAVKE; this is encoded by the coding sequence GTGAGGAGCGGTCTCCTGCGCGCCGGGCGGGTCGCCGCGCTGCACGCGGCGCTCGTCGCGCTCGCCGGGGCGGCGCTGCTGCCGCTCTGGTGGATGGTGGCGGCGTCGCTGATGCCGGCCGGCGAGGCGGGCAGCGCCGGCCTGCGCCTGTGGCCCACCCGGCCGACGCTCGAGCACTACCGCGCGCTCTTCACCGAGCTCCACCTCGCCCGCCAGCTCGCCAACAGCGCGCTGCTCGCGACGGCGGTCACGGCGATCTCGCTCGCGGTGAACACCGCCGCCGGCTACGCCTTCGCGAAGCTGCGCTTCCGGGGCCGCGAGCCGCTCTTCCGCAGCCTGCTCGCCGCGATGCTGATCCCGGGCCAGGTCGCCATGCTGCCGCTCTTCCTGCTGCTCGAGGCGCTCGGGCTCGTGAACACCTTCGCGGGCGTGATCGTGCCCGGGATCGCGAGCGTCTTCGCGATCTTCCTGGTGCGCCAGTCCGCGCTCGGCATCCCCGACAGCCTGCTCGACGCGGCCCGCGTGGACGGGGCCGGCGAGGCGCGCGTGCTCTGGTCGATCGCGCTGCCCGCCCTGCGGCCGGTGCTGGCGACGCTCGCGGTCTTCACCTTCCTCGGCTCGTGGAACGACTTCCTGTGGCCCCTCATCGTGCTCTCCGACGACCGCCTCCAGACGCTCCCGGTGGCGCTCGCCAACCTGGCCGGCGAGCACGTGCAGGACACCGAGCGGATGATGGCGGGGGCGGTGCTGACCGTGCTGCCGGTGGTGCTGCTCTTCGTCGTGCTCCAGCGCCAGTATCTCGCCGGGCTCCTGGCCGGCGCGGTGAAGGAATAG
- a CDS encoding discoidin domain-containing protein: MAAAGARRGRWPGVLLAVAVATTATAATIARIATAATGAESVAIDDFEGGAPGWTTATSEGARLVLSVEEEARGHVLRLDFDLGGGAGWAIARKAVDLTLPENYRLAFRLRGEGPPEELQLKLVDPTETSVWWWRRRAAPFPGAWQAIGVRKPRFTLAWGPGGGEPRRIGFLELALAAGDGGAGTVWIDDLRLEPREPAARQPTRPVAHASSAAPGHEPAAAVDSDPRRVWRNAPGDPAPSLWLDFGRPREYGGLVIDWDPLDYGVAYRIATSDDGEHWEAVFRARAAEGGRDWIYLPDHESRFVRLEMQESSRGRGFGVQYLGVVPAALAESPNRFLAAQAREAPRGYFPRYLLDEAAPWAVVGADGDDAEGLLGADGALEVGREAFSIEPFLFADGRLVSWASVRATPTLAEGDLPIPSVTWLAGDVVLEITAFATGPPGASSLVARYRVANTGPAPRAVKLFVAVRPFQVSPPWQNLGMEGGVARIHRLAWDGVALTVDRARRVHPLVEPEAFGASRSEEGPTPRFFAEGRVPPRAQGAADPIGLVGGAFAWQFVLAPGAHDEVSLVVPQHPDVEPPPRPGSRRAASRWTAGRLEQARRHWRRRLDGFAIDLPPSAAALEASVRASLAWILVNRDAPRIQPGSRVYERSWIRDGAMTAASLLELGFADEAREFLRWYARHQRADGRIPCCIDQRGADWTPENDSEGEFVWGVVETWRHTRDLGFLRELWPAVERAALAIDALRQERRTPAWRTREGGIFFGLVPQSISHEGYASRPVHSYWDDLWAVRGLADAAAAAGALGHADAARRFAQAHGELLGDLVASLRTVVATRGLTTLPASAELADFDPNSTAIAVDPVGVAGGLPQALLANTFERWWEEFESRQRGATPLEAYTAYEMRNAVAFLLLGRPDRALALLEALVADQRPPAWRQWPEISWRDPATPRFLGDLPHGWIASTYLRSMRRLLVAERHGDGALVIGAGVPERWVDEEPGVRARGLSTHYGVVDLAWRAGGGDRVELRIEGRLALPPAGIEVVSPRARPLRAVTVNGRASERFDARHAWLAEAPARVVLHY, translated from the coding sequence ATGGCGGCGGCCGGCGCGAGGCGCGGGCGGTGGCCGGGCGTGCTGCTGGCCGTGGCCGTCGCAACGACCGCGACGGCGGCGACGATCGCGAGGATCGCAACGGCCGCGACGGGGGCCGAGTCCGTCGCGATCGACGACTTCGAGGGCGGCGCCCCGGGCTGGACGACCGCCACCTCGGAGGGAGCGCGCCTCGTGCTCTCGGTCGAGGAGGAGGCCCGGGGCCACGTGCTGCGCCTCGACTTCGACCTCGGCGGCGGCGCCGGCTGGGCGATCGCGCGCAAGGCCGTCGATCTCACGCTGCCCGAGAACTACCGGCTCGCGTTCCGGCTGCGCGGCGAGGGCCCGCCCGAGGAGCTCCAGCTCAAGCTCGTCGATCCGACGGAGACCAGCGTGTGGTGGTGGAGGCGGCGCGCGGCGCCCTTCCCGGGCGCGTGGCAGGCGATCGGCGTCCGCAAGCCGCGCTTCACCCTCGCGTGGGGCCCGGGCGGCGGCGAGCCGCGCCGGATCGGCTTCCTCGAGCTCGCCCTCGCGGCCGGGGACGGAGGGGCCGGCACGGTCTGGATCGACGACCTGCGGCTCGAGCCGCGCGAGCCCGCCGCGCGCCAGCCGACCCGGCCCGTGGCGCACGCCTCCTCGGCGGCGCCGGGCCACGAGCCGGCCGCGGCGGTCGACTCCGATCCGAGGCGGGTCTGGCGCAACGCGCCCGGCGACCCGGCGCCCTCGCTCTGGCTCGACTTCGGCCGCCCGCGCGAGTACGGCGGCCTCGTGATCGACTGGGACCCGCTCGACTACGGGGTCGCCTATCGGATCGCGACCTCGGACGACGGCGAGCACTGGGAGGCGGTGTTCCGGGCGCGTGCCGCCGAGGGCGGGCGCGACTGGATCTACCTGCCCGACCACGAGTCGCGCTTCGTGCGGCTCGAGATGCAGGAGTCGAGCCGCGGCCGGGGCTTCGGCGTCCAGTACCTCGGCGTGGTGCCGGCGGCCCTGGCCGAGTCGCCGAACCGCTTCCTGGCCGCGCAGGCGCGCGAGGCCCCGCGCGGCTACTTCCCGCGCTACCTGCTCGACGAGGCGGCGCCCTGGGCGGTGGTGGGCGCCGACGGCGACGACGCCGAGGGCCTGCTCGGCGCCGACGGTGCGCTCGAGGTGGGGCGCGAGGCGTTCTCGATCGAGCCCTTCCTGTTCGCCGACGGCCGGCTCGTGAGCTGGGCCTCCGTGCGGGCCACGCCGACCCTCGCCGAGGGCGACCTGCCGATCCCGTCGGTGACCTGGCTGGCGGGCGACGTGGTGCTCGAGATCACGGCCTTCGCGACCGGGCCGCCGGGCGCCTCGTCGCTGGTGGCGCGCTACCGCGTCGCCAACACCGGACCGGCACCACGGGCCGTGAAGCTCTTCGTCGCGGTGCGCCCCTTCCAGGTGAGCCCACCCTGGCAGAACCTCGGCATGGAGGGCGGCGTGGCGCGCATCCACCGGCTCGCGTGGGACGGCGTCGCGCTCACCGTCGATCGCGCGCGCCGCGTCCACCCGCTGGTCGAGCCGGAGGCCTTCGGCGCCTCGCGCTCCGAGGAGGGGCCCACCCCGCGCTTCTTCGCCGAGGGTCGCGTGCCGCCGCGGGCGCAGGGCGCCGCCGACCCGATCGGGCTCGTCGGCGGCGCCTTCGCCTGGCAGTTCGTGCTCGCCCCCGGTGCACACGACGAGGTGTCGCTGGTCGTGCCGCAGCACCCGGACGTCGAGCCGCCGCCGCGGCCCGGCTCGCGGCGCGCCGCCTCGCGCTGGACGGCGGGGCGCCTCGAGCAGGCGCGCCGGCACTGGCGCCGGCGGCTCGACGGCTTCGCGATCGACCTGCCGCCCTCGGCAGCGGCGCTCGAGGCGAGCGTGCGCGCCTCGCTCGCCTGGATCCTCGTCAACCGCGACGCGCCGCGCATCCAGCCCGGCTCGCGCGTCTACGAGCGCTCCTGGATCCGCGACGGCGCCATGACCGCGGCCTCGCTGCTCGAGCTCGGCTTCGCCGACGAGGCCCGCGAGTTCCTGCGCTGGTACGCGCGCCACCAGCGCGCCGACGGCCGCATCCCCTGCTGCATCGACCAGCGCGGCGCCGACTGGACGCCGGAGAACGACAGCGAGGGCGAGTTCGTCTGGGGCGTCGTCGAGACCTGGCGCCACACGCGCGACCTCGGGTTCCTGCGCGAGCTGTGGCCGGCGGTGGAGCGCGCGGCGCTCGCCATCGACGCGCTGCGCCAGGAGCGGCGCACGCCCGCCTGGCGAACGCGGGAGGGCGGGATCTTCTTCGGGCTCGTGCCCCAGTCGATCAGCCACGAGGGCTACGCCTCGCGCCCCGTCCACTCCTACTGGGACGACCTGTGGGCGGTCCGCGGGCTCGCCGACGCCGCGGCCGCTGCCGGGGCGCTCGGTCACGCCGACGCCGCGCGCCGCTTCGCGCAGGCCCACGGCGAGCTGCTCGGCGACCTCGTCGCCTCGCTGCGCACGGTCGTCGCGACGCGCGGGCTCACGACCCTGCCGGCCTCCGCGGAGCTCGCCGACTTCGATCCCAACTCGACCGCGATCGCGGTCGACCCGGTCGGCGTGGCGGGAGGCCTGCCCCAAGCCCTGCTCGCGAACACCTTCGAGCGCTGGTGGGAGGAGTTCGAGAGCCGCCAGCGGGGCGCGACCCCGCTCGAGGCCTACACCGCCTACGAGATGCGCAACGCGGTGGCCTTCCTGCTGCTCGGGCGGCCCGACCGGGCCCTCGCCCTGCTCGAAGCGCTGGTGGCCGACCAGCGCCCGCCCGCGTGGCGGCAGTGGCCGGAGATCAGCTGGCGCGATCCCGCGACGCCGCGCTTCCTCGGCGACCTGCCGCACGGCTGGATCGCCTCGACCTACCTGCGCTCGATGCGGCGGCTGCTCGTGGCCGAGCGCCACGGGGACGGGGCGCTCGTGATCGGCGCCGGGGTCCCGGAGCGCTGGGTGGACGAGGAGCCGGGCGTGCGCGCGCGCGGCCTCTCGACGCATTACGGCGTCGTCGATCTCGCCTGGCGCGCCGGCGGAGGGGATCGCGTCGAGCTGCGGATCGAGGGCAGGCTGGCGCTGCCGCCGGCCGGCATCGAGGTGGTCTCGCCGCGCGCGCGGCCGCTGCGGGCGGTCACCGTGAACGGGCGGGCGAGCGAGCGCTTCGACGCGCGCCACGCCTGGCTGGCCGAGGCGCCCGCGCGCGTCGTGCTCCACTACTAG